The sequence gtctgagcccagccacccagacagctgatgaaactttgggtttgcacaaccgcAGAATTTCTGCACAAGCTGTCAGAAACTgtatcagggaagctcatctgcgtgctcgtcgctctcaccagggtcttgacctgactgcagatctgcgtcgtaaccgacttcagtgggcaaatgctcaccttctatGGCCAccggcatgctggagaagtgtgctcttcacggattaatcctGGTTTCAGATGTACTGGGCAGATTGCAGACAGTGTGTTTGCGAgcggtttgttgatgtcaacgttgtgaacagagtgccccgtggtggggTTAGAGTATgggaaggcataagctacggacaacgagcacaattgcattttattgatgggaatttgaatgcacagagatactgtgacgagttCCCGAGGCCcattgtgccattcatctgccgccatcacttcatgtttcagcatgataatgcacaaccCCATGCCGCAAGGATCTGTTCAcatttcctggaagctgaaaatgtcccagttcttccatggcctgcatactcagcagACACGtcgcccattgagcatgtttgggatgctctggatcgacgtgtacgacagcgcattccagccaatatccagcaacttctcacagccattgaagagaagtgggaccacaatcaacagcctgatcaagtcTTTATTCGCGCTGCATTAAGAAAATGGTGGCCAGATACTGGCTGGTTTTATGATCCaggcccctacctttttttttacggtatctgtgaccaacagaggcatatctgtattcccagtcatgtgaaatccatagatgagggcttaatgaatttatttcatttcactgatttccttatatgaactgtaactcagtaaaatatttaaaatggttgtgtttttatatttttgttaattaTAAATTTGGAATTTACTACTAGGCAGTATTTACATATTTTCCCCTTCTCCAGTGTTGTGCAGCCCTTTGAGCCAAGCTGTGCCCTCCCTACTGATTGTTTTGGGCGGTGGGCAGGGCGGGCAATGTTCTGTGAGCCAGGCTGGTGCCAGGGcaggaagcataggggtggcGACTGGGAAGAGGGACGACTGGGAAGTCTTCTCTAAAGATAATGGTGGCAGCCAGTCGGCCGCCCAGTCGTGACAATGACATCATCTCGCATGTTAGAGGGTGGAAGGAAGCAGCAGGCGTCCGAGCGAGGAGTCACTCAGTCAGGACGGGAGAGGGCTGGGGACAAGATGGTGCTAGTCCTTTTAAAGGGCAGATAAAAGCTTCCCACAAGCCTAGTGCTGCTGTCACCTTGGAATCAAACGCTATCTAGAATCTCAGCAGTCTGAGAATGAAACGGGTGTAACGATAGATATCTGACTTCAAATAAGAATCAGTGGCTGATTTGTCTTCATGAAGAGATGATGTACAAGGCCCTTTGTTTCAATGGGGATTAACTTCCTCTGCGACGTTTGAGGAAATAACACATTTGCTTTCATCCCTCTCTTGGATTCACCTGAACCGTGGGGCTGTATTCCATGGTAGCATGGAATGGGGAAACTAACTACAGTGTGACAAACCACTGACATCATCTGTCTTGTCTGATTTGTTACAATGAAAGTAActttaacattttattttgaaTAAGATTGGCCTATTTTGGGAGTGAAACAACTGTTCAGGGTGTGTTTAATTGTGTGTGTGCTCTCCAGTGTTGGAGAACGAGCTGCAGGCCAGAATCGACCAGATCTTCAGCCATTTGGAACGTCTGGAAATCCTGGCTAGCAAAGAACCGCCAAACCGGCGTCAGAACGCCAAACTGTGAGTACTCATAAACTGCATCGGTCACCCAAATACACCAGAGATGGCATGGCGATGAATGTTTCATAAAGATGGGTGGGACTGGGACGAGGTCGCAGCTAGATGAAACGGGCACTGTGTTTCTCATCCCCTGTGGCGACTCTGTGAAAACATTCCCTCGGAAGCCCCGTCATCACCGGCATTCCTGCCGCGTTGGGCAAGGCGTCACTTCAGAGCCGGGTAAACAGGCCCCAGGGGACAAACTGCTGCGCCACGTCCCACAGCTCTCCTCTGATCTCAGGACAGCTACAGTACGTTGGGGCCGCAGGGCTGAGCCACGAGCAGGTGATgctcaggaggagagggagagaggggtggagggagacaggccCTCGGGTGTTTCAGCCAGGTGGAGAAGTGGAGAAGTCAGATTGGGAAGAAGGCAGGCATGTTGACTTATCTTAGTGATGATGATAGAAAGCTTTTATTGAGAGCTAGAAGACATCAATACAGTGCATACCAAGGGAGATGTCATGAGTTAGTGAAGAAGGAGTGACTGAACCACAGTCCTGGAATGCTGGATGGAGCTGGAGGCAAAGGCTGCCATTTCTACCCTCTGAAATTTCCTCTGCCATTATTCGGCTGGGGGGGTAAGAAGAATgtggtctctgtctgtgtcccctCCGCAGGCGGGTAGACCAGCTGAAGTATGATATTCAGCACCTCCAGACGGCGCTGAGGAACTTCCAGCACCGTCGCTACTCACGAGAGACCCAGGACCGAGAGAGGGAGGAGCTCATGAGTCGTACCTTCACCACCAACGTCAGTAGTAGTGGCCCACTCATCTCCCAAGTAgcactacagtaatgtctgcagtcATGTAATGATAACCTAAAACATGCATACTAACTCTGCTTGACAGACCACAACTGGTGTAACATGGGCAATAAAACCAAAATACATTTATTAGGGAACATTGTTGAGATGTTACCGGTATTGTCCCCCTACAGGATGCAGACACCTCCATCCCCATAGACGAGACGTTGCAGTTAAACTCCAACCTGAACAACGCACACAGAGGCATGGACGACCTCCTGGGCAGCGGCAGCAGCATCCTCACCGGACTCCGGGACCAGAGGGGGACGCTCAAGGTGTGTGTTTCCCCTTACAAATCAcatttcatttgtcacatgcccGTAATCTGCAGGTGTAGACGAACAGTGAAGTGCTTACATACgggcctttcccaacaatgcagagagaaaatatACAGAGAatgaatacacaatgagtaacgataacttggctatatacacagggtaccagtactgagttgatgtgcaggggtacgatgtaattgaggtagatatgtacatataggtagctGTTCAGGgacctgttggttccagacttggtgcatcggtaccgcttgccgtgcggtagcagaaatAAGTCTATCACTTGgggggctggagtctttgacaatttttagggccttcctctgacaccgcctggtatagaggtcctggatggcagggagctcggccccagtgatgtgctgggccatacgcactacccttcgtagtggatgccaagcagttgccataccaagcggtgatgcagcaagtcaagatgctctcaatggagcagctgtagaacttttggaggatccttttttttttttttcgtatttttttttacactttgCCAAGGAACACTGACCGTGACACGGCAGGTCCCTGTCGACGGTATCCCAGAGAGAGGAATCAGTATTCCAAAACAAACCCCCGGTTTCTCTCCTCTGTAACGATCACTATGTGTAGTAGAAGTGTGTGGTGCTGGTCGTCAGCAGCAGGCTAAGTGCATATTTctagggaggagaagagatggtgTTCCTGGTGAAGGCTGCTGTAGGCCCCCTGTTATCAGGGCGTCTGGTGATCAGATGGGCGTGAGAAACAGCtgagggacagactgggaggacagaatGGCTGGGTTCCTCAGACAGCCTCTCCCTAATCAGTTGAGTAGAGCTTTGTCATGACCAGGCTAAATGCAGGTTATGATACGACTGTGTTTACAGTATTCCCACAAACAAACAGCAATGAAGCAGAATACCCATTAATAACTAACTCAGCTTgttcttcaggaaacaacagcaCAATCAATGGAACTTCAGCAGCTTTAACGTTTAatgtctttttctctcctctgtcttccctaAATCCAGGGGACCCACAAGAAGATGCTGGATGTGGCCAACATGCTGGGTCTGTCCAACACGGTGATGAGGCTGATCGAGAAGAGGGCCACCCAGGATAAGTTCATCATGATTGGAGGGATGCTGCTCACCTGTGTGGTCATGTTCCTGGTGGTCAAGTACCTGGGCTGACCATGACCGCAACTGCCACCACAGTTTTGCGTTGGTCTTGGACATTTTTGCACAGTAAGCCCATAAGATACGTGAACGGTGATAAAATAGGCTCGTCTTCTAATCGGAGAGCTCCCTGAAAGTATTGTTTTCCGATCGGAAGGCGAGGAATTATCCCTCTTTTAATTTCCATGGGTTTTGTCACCCACTTCTATTTCAACCACTCTTTGTTTGCACCAGGTAAATGGGTGTTAAGCaagacatatacactgagtgtacaacacattaaAGATGCCTtccaccttttgccctcagaacagcctcaattcatctgggcatggactctacgagGTATTGAAAGcggtccacagggatgctggcccatgttgattccaatgcctcccacagttgtcaagttggctggatgtcctttggacgGTGGACCATTAGTGACGCACACGGGAAGCTGATGAGCGTAAAAAACAGCGTTGCCGTTCTTGACataaaccagtgcgcctggcacctactaccataccctgttcaaaggcactcttttgtcttgcccattcagagagtggcacacatatacaatccatgtctcaaggcttacattttttttaaaaatccatATCCTCCATttatactgattgaagtggatttaacaagtgacatcaataagggatcatagctttcacctggtcaacctgttatggaaagagcaggcgTCCCTAATGTTTTTGCACTCAGTGTCTATTCTTTAATTTGACTTCAAACTGAACAACGTGGAACCTTGCATCCATAACTCCAGCTCGCTGACACCTGCCACTCATCTCGGCGGTCATCCACCTGACGGCCTGTGTGTGAAGCCGTAGGTGGGTGAGATAGCCAGTCATGAAATGTTCTCTACCTTATTTCAAACTAATTCTCCTTCAAGGTCCATTTCCTTGCCGTAGTCTCCCCTATAATGAGTTCTCCTTTTCCTTGCCTTAGTCTCCCCTATAATGAGTTCTCCTTTGCCTTGTGGGTGGTTTCATCTTCACCATCTATTTGAAGCATTATTTGACTGTTTGCTGCTCTTTTCCCCAAAAATGGACAGAAAAAAAGTTATCTGGAAATGGATGAAAAGCTGATGTTGCACCTCATCACACATCCTAATGACACAGCCTGGAGAACACTTATGTCAGATGAACCAATATATGTATGTAGCCCAGGGAGGAAGAGGGCCGTTAACAGGGACCTGTGCACAAGCTACAGACCGATTAGTA is a genomic window of Oncorhynchus nerka isolate Pitt River unplaced genomic scaffold, Oner_Uvic_2.0 unplaced_scaffold_4000, whole genome shotgun sequence containing:
- the LOC115110303 gene encoding Golgi SNAP receptor complex member 2-like; the encoded protein is METLYHQTNKQIQEVQSLMGRLENTDRQSVHLLENELQARIDQIFSHLERLEILASKEPPNRRQNAKLRVDQLKYDIQHLQTALRNFQHRRYSRETQDREREELMSRTFTTNDADTSIPIDETLQLNSNLNNAHRGMDDLLGSGSSILTGLRDQRGTLKGTHKKMLDVANMLGLSNTVMRLIEKRATQDKFIMIGGMLLTCVVMFLVVKYLG